The proteins below come from a single Aptenodytes patagonicus chromosome 20, bAptPat1.pri.cur, whole genome shotgun sequence genomic window:
- the VPS25 gene encoding vacuolar protein-sorting-associated protein 25, whose amino-acid sequence MSFAWPWQYSFPPFFTLQPNGETRQKQLSAWCALALAYSQRHRLPAMTVREAQDSPLFANRRLQRKLPLESIQVVLEELRKNGNLEWLDKNKTSFLIMWRRPEEWGKLIYQWVSKNGLTNSVFTLYELASGDDTENEEFHGLDETMLLRALQALQQEHKAEIITLDDGRGVKFF is encoded by the exons ATGAGCTTCGCGTGGCCCTGGCAGTACAGCTTCCCGCCCTTCTTCAC GCTGCAGCCCAACGGCGAGACGCGGCAGAAGCAGCTCTCGGCCTGGTGCGCGCTGGCGCTCGCCTACAGCCAGCGGCACCGGCTGCCCGCCATGACGGTGCGGGAGGCCCAGGACAGCCCGCTCTTCGCCAACCGCCGCCTGCAGC GGAAGCTCCCGCTGGAGTCCATCCAGGTGGTGCTGGAGGAGCTCCGCAAGAACG GGAACCTGGAATGGTTAGATaagaacaaaaccagttttctgaTCATGTGGAGGAGACCAGAAGAATGGGGAAAGCTCATCTATCAGTGG GTGTCGAAGAATGGCTTGACCAACTCTGTATTCACGCTGTATGAATTAGCCAGTGGAGATGATACAGAGAATGAAG AGTTCCACGGCTTAGACGAGACTATGCTGCTCCGTGCCCTGCAAGCCTTGCAGCAAGAGCACAAGGCTGAAATTATCACGCTGGACGATGGCCGAGGCGTCAAGTTCTTCTGA
- the RAMP2 gene encoding receptor activity-modifying protein 2 isoform X1, producing MLWAGFATRFSAHGVGVCSETALPQLQRLRQSQEPPAPLPSPRAGHLCCAQLGLGGGDVSGVLGPPRLVQQSQLSTGAVPGCAALVPRVSLLQGVGTLSTGTPRTKVTTCTWTRMDRWRCWEGRPAARTPTGTGSPSTAGPPSMLPSWPPLRAAAAAGTRSAAPTASSPAAPSCWPSCSPAPGPVPSSTPSSCRGFCRPTKGSSGSNKERDQGAPTLRPPECQGLMASRCGCLPTKGPAVPWSGGCHGPGRVGCLCQDVCRGARNPPAGFCRMAPRTQTGSGRLSQGLLLLWALLGTGLCHAGAEVEGFGQDTRTSPPVAVFNWTAQLVEETYTNITQKCWEVFVDLMRNVTASELCEWKVISRPYSLLQACLEGWADHLRYGYPNALAEQYIFQSHHRYFHNCTLEHQVYFDPPEDVLLAMIIAPICLIPFLVTLVIWRSKDGKAQP from the exons ATGCTCTGGGCAGGGTTTGCTACGCGCTTCTCTGCCCACGGAGTTGGTGTTTGCTCAGAAACTGCTCTGCCCCAGTTGCAAAGGCTGAGGCAGAGCCAGGAgcctcctgctccccttccctcccctcggGCTGGTCACCTCTGCTGTGCTCAGCTCGGCCTGGGAGGAGGAGACGTCTCTGGTGTGCTGGGACCCCCCCGGCTCGTGCAACAAAGCCAGCTCAGCACTGGGGCTGTCCCTGGCTGTGCAGCCCTGGTACCCCGTGTCTCCTTGCTGCAGGGCGTGGGGACACTGAGTACGGGGACTCCGAGGACGAAG GTCACTACCTGTACCTGGACGAGGATG GACCgctggaggtgctgggagggCAGGCCCGCTGCCAGGACACCTACCGGGACTGGATCTCCCTCTACTGCTGGGCCCCCTTCCATGCTGCCGTCATGGCCACCCCTGAGGGCAGCCGCTGCCGCTGGGACCAGATCAGCAG CACCTACAGCGAGCTctccggctgcacccagctgctggcccagctgctctcctgcccctGGCCCAGTGCCGTCCTCGACGCCTTCTTCCTGCAG AGGCTTCTGCCGCCCGACCAAAGGCTCCAGTGGCTCCAACAAAGAACGGGACCAGGGGGCTCCAACCCTGCGGCCCCCAGAGTGCCAGGGCCTGATGGCTTCCAGATGTGGTTGCTTGCCCACAAAAGGTCCTGCAGTGCCCTGGAGCGGCGGCTGCCACGGCCCAGGGAGGGTCGGGTGCCTCTGCCAGGACGTTTGCCGGGGAGCACGAAACCCG CCGGCAGGCTTTTGCAGGATGGCACCGCGCACGCAGACGGGCTCCGGCCGGCTCTCCCAAGggctcctgctgctctggg CGCTCCTGGGGACGGGGCTCTGCCACGCGGGCGCTGAGGTGGAGGGTTTTGGCCAGGACACCAGGACAAGCCCACCCGTGGCCGTGTTCAACTGGACGGCCCAGCTCGTAG AGGAGACGTACACCAACATCACGCAGAAGTGCTGGGAGGTCTTCGTCGACCTGATGAGGAATGTGACGGCGTCAGAGCTGTGCGAGTGGAAAGTCATCAGCAG GCCCTACAGCTTGCTGCAGGCCTGCCTGGAGGGCTGGGCCGACCACCTGCGCTACGGCTACCCCAACGCGCTGGCGGAGCAGTACATCTTCCAGAGCCACCACCGCTACTTCCACAACTGCACCCTGGAGCACCAGGTCTACTTCGACCCGCCTGAGGACGTGCTGCTGGCCATGATCATCGCCCCCATCTGCCTCATCCCCTTCCTGGTCACCCTGGTCATCTGGCGCAGCAAGGACGGCAAGGCCCAGCCCTAG
- the RAMP2 gene encoding receptor activity-modifying protein 2 isoform X2 gives MAPRTQTGSGRLSQGLLLLWALLGTGLCHAGAEVEGFGQDTRTSPPVAVFNWTAQLVEETYTNITQKCWEVFVDLMRNVTASELCEWKVISRPYSLLQACLEGWADHLRYGYPNALAEQYIFQSHHRYFHNCTLEHQVYFDPPEDVLLAMIIAPICLIPFLVTLVIWRSKDGKAQP, from the exons ATGGCACCGCGCACGCAGACGGGCTCCGGCCGGCTCTCCCAAGggctcctgctgctctggg CGCTCCTGGGGACGGGGCTCTGCCACGCGGGCGCTGAGGTGGAGGGTTTTGGCCAGGACACCAGGACAAGCCCACCCGTGGCCGTGTTCAACTGGACGGCCCAGCTCGTAG AGGAGACGTACACCAACATCACGCAGAAGTGCTGGGAGGTCTTCGTCGACCTGATGAGGAATGTGACGGCGTCAGAGCTGTGCGAGTGGAAAGTCATCAGCAG GCCCTACAGCTTGCTGCAGGCCTGCCTGGAGGGCTGGGCCGACCACCTGCGCTACGGCTACCCCAACGCGCTGGCGGAGCAGTACATCTTCCAGAGCCACCACCGCTACTTCCACAACTGCACCCTGGAGCACCAGGTCTACTTCGACCCGCCTGAGGACGTGCTGCTGGCCATGATCATCGCCCCCATCTGCCTCATCCCCTTCCTGGTCACCCTGGTCATCTGGCGCAGCAAGGACGGCAAGGCCCAGCCCTAG